The Mesobacillus jeotgali genome window below encodes:
- a CDS encoding YusG family protein: MTLNKQKLDITDRVTGKLENGQIQLYLENEHIGSIELPEGMQMKLEHHYEAEQNKIYQHVSVPDQSEPRYTDCDEGGWC, from the coding sequence ATGACACTGAATAAACAAAAGCTTGATATTACGGACAGAGTGACAGGTAAACTGGAAAACGGCCAGATCCAGCTGTATCTGGAAAATGAACACATTGGATCAATAGAGCTTCCAGAAGGTATGCAGATGAAATTAGAACATCACTATGAAGCAGAACAGAATAAAATCTACCAGCATGTATCAGTACCTGACCAATCAGAACCTCGGTACACTGATTGTGATGAAGGCGGCTGGTGTTAA
- a CDS encoding thioredoxin family protein, with translation MEEWTKEEIETFLEEKRTGYLYFYTPMCGTCQVASKMLTVIEQLLPHVSSGKADLNYLPEMAERFEIESVPCLIVLREGEELEKIYAFQSVPYLYEKLKELQV, from the coding sequence ATGGAAGAATGGACTAAGGAAGAAATCGAAACCTTCCTTGAGGAAAAACGCACAGGTTACCTATACTTTTACACGCCAATGTGCGGAACATGCCAGGTGGCAAGCAAGATGCTGACGGTAATAGAGCAGCTGTTACCTCATGTGTCTTCAGGTAAAGCCGACTTAAATTACCTGCCTGAAATGGCGGAGCGTTTTGAAATTGAAAGTGTTCCATGTCTGATTGTATTAAGAGAAGGAGAGGAGCTGGAGAAAATTTATGCTTTTCAGTCCGTTCCCTACCTTTATGAAAAACTTAAAGAGCTACAAGTTTAA
- the gcvH gene encoding glycine cleavage system protein GcvH, translating into MSIPNELRYSKEHEWVKVEGEKVRIGITDFAQSELGDIVFVELPEVGDEISLDQPFGSVESVKTVSELYAPVSGKVVEINEELNDSPEFVNESPYEKAWMITVELSDNSEVENLMTAEQYEEMIKE; encoded by the coding sequence ATGAGTATACCAAATGAATTACGTTACTCTAAAGAACACGAATGGGTAAAAGTTGAAGGAGAAAAGGTTCGCATCGGTATTACTGATTTTGCTCAATCTGAACTGGGCGATATCGTTTTCGTCGAACTTCCTGAAGTAGGAGACGAAATTAGCCTTGATCAGCCATTCGGAAGTGTAGAATCCGTAAAAACTGTTTCTGAGCTATATGCGCCAGTAAGCGGCAAGGTAGTGGAAATTAACGAAGAGCTTAACGACAGCCCTGAATTCGTTAACGAATCTCCATACGAAAAAGCATGGATGATCACTGTCGAGCTGTCTGATAACAGTGAAGTAGAAAATCTTATGACTGCTGAACAATACGAAGAAATGATCAAAGAATAA
- a CDS encoding toprim domain-containing protein, whose protein sequence is MTMDENHKVIIVEGSSDKKKVQAVLNEPVEIICTNGTIGVSKLDELIDSLFDKDVYILVDADASGEKLRKQFKREFPEANHLYIDRMYREVATAPENHLATVLIGANIDVHAEYLEKG, encoded by the coding sequence ATGACGATGGACGAAAATCACAAGGTGATCATAGTGGAGGGCTCGTCAGACAAAAAGAAAGTTCAAGCTGTGCTGAATGAACCGGTTGAAATTATTTGTACAAATGGGACGATTGGTGTCTCGAAGCTTGATGAACTGATTGACTCCCTTTTTGATAAAGATGTTTATATTTTGGTGGATGCGGATGCTTCAGGGGAAAAGCTCCGGAAGCAATTCAAGAGAGAGTTTCCAGAGGCGAACCATTTGTACATTGACAGGATGTACAGGGAAGTGGCGACGGCACCGGAAAATCACCTTGCTACAGTTTTAATCGGAGCAAATATCGATGTTCATGCAGAGTATTTAGAAAAAGGATGA
- a CDS encoding arsenate reductase family protein produces the protein MTKTFYWYPKCGTCRNAKKWLDQHEVSYNEVHIVENPPSQSQLEEMLEKSGLDIKKFFNTSGQKYRELGMKDKIKTASKNELLELLASDGMLIKRPLMTDGEKVTVGFKEEEFQKAWL, from the coding sequence ATGACAAAGACATTTTATTGGTACCCTAAATGCGGTACATGCAGGAACGCCAAGAAATGGCTGGACCAGCATGAAGTGAGCTATAATGAAGTACATATTGTCGAAAATCCGCCTTCCCAATCCCAGCTTGAAGAAATGCTGGAAAAAAGCGGCCTTGATATCAAGAAATTTTTCAATACGAGCGGCCAAAAGTATCGGGAACTAGGGATGAAAGACAAAATCAAGACAGCATCAAAAAATGAGCTGCTGGAACTGCTTGCATCAGATGGCATGCTCATCAAACGCCCGCTGATGACAGACGGGGAAAAAGTAACTGTAGGCTTTAAAGAGGAAGAGTTCCAAAAAGCCTGGCTGTAA